From bacterium, a single genomic window includes:
- a CDS encoding response regulator: protein MDLVITDLSMPKIDGYELITKLKQGEKTKNIPVIVLTALGQDDEIQKAKKSGADEVASKPFSSKKIVEMVDSMLKKENHNE from the coding sequence GTGGATTTAGTCATTACAGACCTGAGTATGCCAAAAATAGATGGGTATGAACTGATCACAAAATTGAAGCAAGGCGAAAAAACCAAAAATATTCCTGTGATTGTCCTGACAGCACTTGGCCAGGATGATGAAATACAAAAGGCAAAGAAGTCTGGTGCAGATGAAGTTGCCTCAAAACCATTCTCATCGAAGAAAATAGTGGAGATGGTCGACTCAATGCTGAAAAAGGAGAATCATAATGAATAA